The proteins below come from a single Isoptericola dokdonensis DS-3 genomic window:
- a CDS encoding DUF3048 domain-containing protein, which translates to MTLSRPATLAGAFLVVALLAACSGDPEPAPTTTVAAPVASAEKSAPPAVPVVWPLTGVRTEEVAERPALAVKIENSPEARPQTGLEDADTVWEEVVEGGITRYVAVYHSSIPDVVEPVRSVRPMDPAIVAPLDGILAYSGAQQPFIAAVGDAGVQSVIMDAGDAGFSRDPNRYAPHNVVGDPEAFLAQDDGERTSPPPQQFAFAAAADRATAVVDGTKARGVDVVMSAAQTSAWAWDKKSGTWQRSEGESPSMSASGVQHAAENVVVLEVEVVNTSYRDPSGAPVPETQLVGSGQGLVATGGRTLAVEWSKESVQDPVVLTVDGAVVELAPGRTWVELMPSATGSWSTS; encoded by the coding sequence ATGACCCTGAGCCGTCCCGCCACCCTGGCCGGTGCGTTCCTCGTCGTCGCGCTGCTCGCCGCCTGCTCCGGCGACCCCGAGCCCGCCCCCACCACGACGGTCGCCGCCCCGGTGGCCTCCGCCGAGAAGTCCGCACCGCCCGCCGTGCCCGTCGTGTGGCCGCTGACCGGCGTGCGCACCGAGGAGGTCGCGGAGCGGCCCGCGCTCGCGGTCAAGATCGAGAACTCGCCCGAGGCGCGGCCGCAGACCGGGCTGGAGGACGCCGACACCGTGTGGGAGGAGGTCGTCGAGGGCGGCATCACCCGCTACGTCGCCGTCTACCACTCGAGCATCCCGGACGTCGTGGAACCCGTGCGCTCGGTGCGCCCCATGGACCCCGCGATCGTCGCCCCGCTGGACGGGATCCTCGCCTACTCGGGCGCGCAGCAGCCGTTCATCGCCGCCGTCGGGGACGCGGGCGTCCAGTCGGTGATCATGGACGCCGGGGACGCCGGCTTCTCGCGGGACCCGAACCGGTACGCCCCGCACAACGTCGTCGGCGACCCGGAGGCGTTCCTCGCGCAGGACGACGGCGAGCGGACCAGCCCGCCGCCGCAGCAGTTCGCCTTCGCGGCCGCCGCCGACCGCGCCACCGCCGTCGTCGACGGCACGAAGGCCCGGGGCGTGGACGTCGTGATGTCCGCCGCGCAGACCAGCGCCTGGGCGTGGGACAAGAAGTCGGGCACGTGGCAGCGGTCGGAGGGCGAGAGCCCGTCGATGTCGGCCTCGGGCGTCCAGCACGCCGCGGAGAACGTCGTGGTGCTGGAGGTCGAGGTCGTCAACACCTCCTACCGCGACCCGTCGGGCGCCCCGGTGCCGGAGACGCAGCTCGTGGGGTCCGGCCAGGGGCTCGTCGCGACCGGCGGGCGGACCCTGGCGGTCGAGTGGTCGAAGGAGTCGGTGCAGGACCCGGTCGTGCTCACCGTCGACGGTGCCGTCGTCGAGCTCGCGCCCGGCCGCACCTGGGTGGAGCTCATGCCGTCGGCGACCGGCTCCTGGTCCACCTCCTGA
- a CDS encoding DUF3048 domain-containing protein, which produces MRPTRATALVLATMVALAGCGATEVPAAQVTVAPDMTRAKIAPPAPVPPPAPEPEPRPDPRWPLTGIRTDKVAKRPAVAVKIENSAASRPHTGLHRADIVWEQVVEGGISRFVAVYHSDLPRRVGPVRSVRPMDPATVAPLHGILAASGGQPPFLRAVRATGTQLLTMDDGDRGFERSSSRPAPHNVYGDVRAFARQADRRRTEPPPAQLAYAEQRADGTARSRGKRAREADVRLSRAQRTTWTWNGKDQAYRRSDDGRASMSSGKRVTARNVLLLSVRVTSTGYRDPSGAAVPKTELVGKGEGRLLGGGRSIKVTWSKKGAKAPLRLRLARGGEVLLEPGRTWIELVPRDDGSWRVS; this is translated from the coding sequence ATGCGTCCCACGCGCGCGACCGCACTGGTGCTCGCGACGATGGTCGCGCTGGCCGGCTGCGGCGCCACCGAGGTGCCGGCCGCCCAGGTCACGGTCGCACCCGACATGACCCGCGCCAAGATCGCCCCTCCCGCCCCCGTGCCACCCCCCGCGCCGGAGCCCGAGCCGCGGCCCGACCCGCGCTGGCCGCTCACCGGGATCCGGACGGACAAGGTGGCGAAGCGTCCCGCCGTCGCCGTGAAGATCGAGAACTCCGCGGCCTCGCGGCCACACACCGGGCTGCACCGCGCCGACATCGTGTGGGAGCAGGTCGTGGAGGGCGGCATCAGCCGGTTCGTCGCCGTCTACCACTCCGACCTGCCCCGCCGGGTCGGGCCCGTGCGATCCGTGCGGCCGATGGACCCCGCCACGGTCGCGCCGCTGCACGGGATCCTCGCCGCCAGCGGCGGCCAGCCGCCGTTCCTGCGTGCCGTGCGGGCGACCGGCACCCAGCTCCTCACGATGGACGACGGCGACCGCGGGTTCGAGCGGTCGTCGTCGCGGCCGGCGCCGCACAACGTCTACGGCGACGTGCGGGCCTTCGCCCGGCAGGCCGACCGCCGCCGCACCGAGCCGCCGCCCGCCCAGCTCGCCTACGCCGAGCAGCGCGCCGACGGCACCGCCCGCAGCCGCGGGAAGCGTGCCCGGGAGGCCGACGTGCGGCTGTCCCGTGCGCAGCGCACCACGTGGACGTGGAACGGCAAGGACCAGGCGTACCGCCGCAGCGACGACGGCCGCGCCTCGATGTCGTCCGGGAAGCGGGTCACGGCCCGCAACGTGCTGCTGCTGAGCGTGCGCGTCACGAGCACCGGGTACCGCGACCCGTCGGGCGCCGCCGTGCCGAAGACGGAGCTCGTCGGCAAGGGTGAGGGACGGCTCCTCGGCGGCGGCCGGTCGATCAAGGTCACCTGGTCGAAGAAGGGTGCGAAGGCGCCGTTGAGGCTGCGGCTCGCGCGCGGGGGCGAGGTGCTGCTGGAACCAGGCCGCACCTGGATCGAGCTCGTCCCGCGTGATGACGGCTCCTGGCGCGTGTCCTGA
- a CDS encoding AMP-binding protein, with translation MSTTDLPALVDAVARALDGGPAVSPLPRLSTTAPPAGTAVVVRTSGSTGTPREVALSAPALRASATATHARLGGPGRWVLTLPPTHVAGVQVVVRSLLTGRAPVAAPAGERFTPAGLAALLAEPLRDDDPVHVSLVPTQLHRVVEAADGGEPAALRALARCGAVLLGGAATPPQLLERARDAGVPVVRTYGMSETAGGCVYDGVALPGVRVRLADGVVELAGPTLATGYVGDDHATAAAFHDGPDGRWFRTSDLGALDGGVLRVLGRADDVVVTGGVNVAPAAVEVVLGDLLGTEVCVVGVPDDEWGQAVVAVVVERDQDAARAGGRDGAPRPLDAAGLARVRAVVADRLGPAAAPRQVFRVPALPLRGPGKVDRAAVVDLVRPRTAC, from the coding sequence GTGAGCACCACCGACCTGCCCGCCCTCGTCGACGCGGTGGCGCGCGCGCTCGACGGCGGCCCTGCCGTCTCGCCGCTCCCCCGTCTGAGCACGACCGCACCGCCCGCGGGCACGGCGGTCGTGGTCCGCACGTCCGGGTCGACGGGGACGCCGCGCGAGGTCGCCCTCAGCGCACCGGCGCTGCGGGCGTCGGCGACGGCGACGCACGCGCGGCTCGGAGGTCCCGGCCGCTGGGTGCTCACCCTCCCGCCGACCCACGTCGCCGGGGTGCAGGTGGTGGTGCGCTCGCTGCTCACCGGCCGGGCGCCCGTCGCCGCCCCCGCAGGCGAGCGCTTCACCCCGGCCGGGCTGGCGGCCCTGCTCGCCGAGCCGTTGCGCGACGACGACCCCGTGCACGTCTCGCTCGTGCCGACCCAGCTGCACCGGGTCGTCGAGGCGGCCGACGGCGGCGAGCCTGCGGCGCTGCGCGCCCTGGCCCGCTGCGGCGCCGTGCTGCTGGGCGGGGCCGCCACCCCGCCGCAACTGCTGGAGCGCGCCCGCGACGCCGGCGTGCCGGTGGTGCGCACGTACGGGATGTCCGAGACGGCCGGCGGCTGCGTGTACGACGGCGTGGCCCTGCCGGGCGTGCGGGTGCGCCTCGCCGACGGCGTCGTCGAGCTCGCCGGGCCGACGCTCGCCACCGGGTACGTGGGCGACGACCACGCCACCGCCGCGGCCTTCCACGACGGACCCGACGGACGGTGGTTCCGCACGAGCGACCTCGGTGCGCTGGACGGCGGCGTGCTCCGGGTGCTGGGGCGGGCCGACGACGTCGTGGTCACGGGCGGCGTCAACGTGGCGCCCGCCGCTGTGGAGGTGGTGCTGGGCGACCTGCTGGGCACCGAGGTGTGCGTGGTCGGCGTCCCCGACGACGAGTGGGGGCAGGCGGTCGTGGCGGTCGTCGTCGAGCGGGACCAGGACGCCGCCCGTGCCGGCGGCCGCGACGGCGCGCCGCGGCCTCTCGACGCCGCCGGGCTGGCGCGGGTGCGTGCCGTCGTCGCGGATAGGCTGGGCCCGGCCGCCGCGCCACGACAGGTGTTCCGGGTGCCCGCGCTCCCGCTGCGCGGACCCGGGAAGGTCGACCGCGCTGCCGTCGTCGACCTGGTGCGTCCGCGCACCGCCTGCTGA
- a CDS encoding 1,4-dihydroxy-2-naphthoate polyprenyltransferase yields the protein MATPAEWVAGSRPRTLPAAAAPVLVGSGAAAQVDAFAWLPALLALGVALALQVGVNYANDYSDGVRGTDLDRVGPLRLTASGVARPGQVKGAAFASFGVAGVLGLALCAVSGHWWLLAVGVLCVAAAWFYTGGRRPYGYAGLGEVGVFVFFGLVATLGTTYTQADRLTWPAVLGAVGVGLIACALLMVNNVRDIPTDVLAGKRTLAVRLGDRRARRLYALWIVLPVLLALVCALWNPWVLLVGVLLLPAVLLVLPVLAGAHGRALVPVLAGTGMFELAYGVLLGVGLAL from the coding sequence ATGGCCACGCCCGCCGAGTGGGTCGCGGGATCGCGCCCGCGCACGCTGCCCGCCGCCGCCGCACCCGTCCTGGTCGGGTCCGGCGCGGCCGCGCAGGTGGACGCGTTCGCCTGGCTGCCCGCCCTGCTCGCCCTGGGTGTCGCGCTCGCGCTCCAGGTGGGCGTGAACTACGCGAACGACTACTCCGACGGCGTGCGCGGCACGGACCTGGACCGGGTGGGCCCGCTGCGGCTCACGGCCTCGGGCGTCGCCCGGCCGGGGCAGGTCAAGGGGGCGGCGTTCGCGTCGTTCGGGGTCGCCGGGGTCCTGGGGCTCGCGCTGTGCGCCGTCAGCGGCCACTGGTGGCTGCTCGCCGTCGGCGTCCTGTGCGTCGCCGCGGCCTGGTTCTACACCGGCGGCCGCCGCCCCTACGGCTACGCGGGGCTGGGCGAGGTCGGGGTGTTCGTCTTCTTCGGCCTGGTCGCCACCCTCGGCACCACGTACACGCAGGCCGACCGCCTGACGTGGCCGGCCGTGCTGGGTGCCGTCGGCGTCGGGCTCATCGCCTGCGCGCTGCTCATGGTCAACAATGTCCGCGACATCCCCACCGACGTCCTGGCGGGCAAGCGCACCCTGGCCGTGCGGCTCGGCGACCGCCGGGCCCGCCGCCTGTACGCCCTGTGGATCGTGCTGCCGGTGCTGCTCGCCCTGGTGTGCGCGCTGTGGAACCCGTGGGTGCTGCTCGTCGGCGTGCTGCTCCTGCCGGCGGTGCTGCTGGTCCTCCCGGTGCTCGCCGGGGCGCACGGCCGCGCGCTGGTCCCGGTCCTCGCGGGCACCGGGATGTTCGAGCTCGCCTACGGCGTGCTGCTGGGCGTCGGCCTGGCGCTCTGA
- a CDS encoding DUF4229 domain-containing protein: MPLVTYTVLRLLILVAAFALAYAVGVRGWLLALVAVVVAFAVSYLALPRQRDAATAWMARRAEQRAARRGREQTTVDSIAADDAAAEDAAFEPRRVDPPATSER, from the coding sequence GTGCCCCTCGTGACCTACACCGTGCTGCGCCTGCTGATCCTCGTGGCCGCCTTCGCGCTGGCCTACGCGGTCGGTGTGCGCGGCTGGCTGCTCGCCCTGGTCGCCGTGGTCGTGGCCTTCGCCGTGTCCTACCTCGCGCTGCCGAGGCAGCGGGACGCGGCGACGGCGTGGATGGCGCGGCGCGCCGAGCAGCGGGCCGCCCGCCGGGGCCGGGAGCAGACGACCGTCGACTCGATCGCCGCGGACGACGCCGCCGCGGAGGACGCCGCGTTCGAGCCGCGCCGCGTCGACCCGCCGGCCACGTCCGAGCGCTGA
- a CDS encoding PLD nuclease N-terminal domain-containing protein — translation MSRVLVGIVVVGLLVYALSDLASSEDEDKGGLPTWLWVLVIVLLPIFGPLTWIIARQARKRRGGAGGRTARPGRGPRRPSGPIAPDDDPEFLWRLEQEKRKRRRDQGDSGGSGGFGGHDSGDTGGGSDGGGGGGD, via the coding sequence ATGTCGCGTGTGCTGGTGGGAATCGTCGTCGTCGGGCTCCTCGTCTACGCCCTGTCCGACCTGGCGAGCTCCGAGGACGAGGACAAGGGCGGCCTGCCCACCTGGCTGTGGGTGCTCGTCATCGTGCTGCTGCCGATCTTCGGCCCGCTGACCTGGATCATCGCCCGCCAGGCGCGCAAGCGCCGCGGCGGTGCCGGCGGCCGCACCGCGCGCCCCGGTCGCGGCCCGCGCCGCCCGTCCGGGCCGATCGCCCCCGACGACGACCCCGAGTTCCTCTGGCGGCTCGAGCAGGAGAAGCGCAAGCGCCGACGTGACCAGGGCGACAGCGGCGGCTCGGGCGGGTTCGGCGGTCACGACTCCGGTGACACCGGCGGCGGGAGCGACGGCGGCGGTGGCGGCGGGGACTGA
- the ccsB gene encoding c-type cytochrome biogenesis protein CcsB — protein sequence MEIAELSDLLVWAAATTFAIAMIAFAVDLGRRSDEKVSARAATAVAVGAGAPAVAQDPAGATPAPPRRAVGIAMSTSWLGTGLLLVGIVLRGLAAGRTPWANMYEFTLVGSFVAMAVFLGWNLRRDVRFLGAFVTGLVTLFLVLGLNAFHVAATGVQPALQNYWLVLHVGVAITATGIFTVAFVLSVLQLLRDLRDENSPFLARPGFRWLDRTPTPTLLESMSFRLNAVAFVLWTFTIIGGAIWAEDAWGRYWGWDPKEVWSFVIWVIYAAYLHARTTRGWSGRRAAWFVVVGYACVLFNFTGVNLIFNGKHSYSGIS from the coding sequence ATGGAGATCGCCGAGCTGAGCGACCTGCTCGTCTGGGCCGCCGCGACGACCTTCGCCATCGCGATGATCGCGTTCGCCGTCGACCTGGGCCGTCGCTCCGACGAGAAGGTCAGCGCTCGGGCGGCCACCGCGGTCGCCGTGGGCGCGGGTGCTCCCGCCGTGGCGCAGGACCCCGCCGGCGCGACGCCGGCCCCGCCCCGCCGGGCGGTCGGCATCGCGATGTCGACGTCGTGGCTGGGCACCGGTCTGCTGCTCGTCGGGATCGTGCTGCGCGGCCTGGCCGCCGGGCGCACCCCGTGGGCGAACATGTACGAGTTCACGCTCGTCGGGTCGTTCGTCGCGATGGCGGTGTTCCTCGGGTGGAACCTGCGCCGCGACGTGCGGTTCCTCGGCGCGTTCGTCACCGGCCTGGTGACGCTGTTCCTCGTGCTCGGGCTCAACGCGTTCCACGTCGCCGCGACGGGTGTGCAGCCCGCCCTGCAGAACTACTGGCTGGTGCTGCACGTCGGGGTCGCGATCACCGCGACCGGCATCTTCACCGTCGCTTTCGTGCTGTCCGTCCTGCAGCTGCTGCGCGACCTGCGCGACGAGAACTCCCCGTTCCTGGCCCGCCCCGGCTTCCGCTGGCTCGACCGCACCCCGACGCCCACCCTGCTGGAGTCGATGTCGTTCCGCCTCAACGCCGTCGCGTTCGTGCTGTGGACGTTCACCATCATCGGCGGCGCGATCTGGGCCGAGGACGCCTGGGGCCGCTACTGGGGCTGGGACCCCAAGGAGGTGTGGAGCTTCGTCATCTGGGTGATCTACGCCGCCTACCTGCACGCCCGCACCACCCGCGGCTGGTCCGGGCGCCGCGCCGCCTGGTTCGTCGTCGTCGGCTACGCCTGCGTGCTGTTCAACTTCACGGGCGTGAACCTCATCTTCAACGGCAAGCACTCGTACTCCGGCATCAGCTGA
- the resB gene encoding cytochrome c biogenesis protein ResB, giving the protein MAGQTYRPDGIADEFTTGGAEPEQADGGTPGSGAAPQAPALGWRGTLRWTWRQLTSMRVALMLLMLLAVAAVPGSILPQRPQDPAAVVEYLGEHPTAGEWLDRFGFFDVYSSPWFSAIYLLLLVSLVGCIVPRTLSHGRALRSRPPRTPARFERFPAHVTATTSATPDEVTGAVATHLRGRLRWLPSFRVETGSEEARAARGRIPARPATRTVAAERGYLRETGNLLFHLALVGLVVSVGVGQLLHYRGQAIVTEGRGFANAVVDYDTFESGAWFAEDSLVPFSMTLDAFTSEFATDTVAFAQSRDFTADVTIREPDGTESAESIKVNHPLEVDGAKIYLQGNGYAPEITVTDSAGEVAFSGRVPFIPEDQVYTSRGVVKVPDVSDGLEQIGLVGYFLPTAVIEEDGSARSAFPLPEAPLLVLEVYRGDLGLDEGVPQNVYRLDTAELTPSLDDDGERVTLLLEPGDTVDLPDGLGTISFADGDVPRFVALDLRHDPSLAWVLTFALLALAGLTGSLFLPRRRVWVRSWSDGGVTHVEIAGLARGDDAGLDGEVDRTRAAVPGVTTPDSPTEQGTED; this is encoded by the coding sequence ATGGCAGGGCAGACGTACCGTCCCGACGGGATCGCGGACGAGTTCACGACCGGGGGCGCCGAGCCCGAGCAGGCAGACGGCGGCACCCCGGGCTCCGGCGCGGCGCCGCAGGCCCCCGCCCTCGGCTGGCGCGGCACGCTCCGGTGGACGTGGCGCCAGCTCACCAGCATGCGCGTGGCGCTCATGCTGCTCATGCTGCTGGCGGTCGCGGCGGTGCCCGGCTCGATCCTGCCGCAGCGTCCCCAGGACCCGGCGGCCGTCGTCGAGTACCTCGGCGAGCACCCCACCGCGGGGGAGTGGCTGGACCGGTTCGGGTTCTTCGACGTCTACTCCTCGCCCTGGTTCTCCGCGATCTACCTGCTGCTGCTGGTGTCCCTGGTGGGCTGCATCGTGCCGCGCACCCTCTCCCACGGCCGGGCGCTGCGCTCGCGCCCCCCGCGCACCCCGGCACGGTTCGAGCGGTTCCCCGCGCACGTGACCGCCACGACGTCCGCGACGCCGGACGAGGTGACCGGCGCCGTCGCCACGCACCTGCGCGGCCGGCTGCGGTGGTTGCCCTCGTTCCGGGTCGAGACCGGGTCCGAGGAGGCCCGGGCGGCCCGCGGCCGGATCCCCGCCCGGCCGGCCACCCGGACCGTCGCCGCCGAGCGCGGCTACCTGCGCGAGACCGGCAACCTGCTGTTCCACCTGGCGCTGGTGGGCCTCGTGGTCTCCGTCGGGGTGGGCCAGCTCCTGCACTACCGCGGCCAGGCGATCGTCACCGAGGGGCGCGGCTTCGCGAACGCCGTCGTCGACTACGACACGTTCGAGTCCGGCGCCTGGTTCGCCGAGGACTCCCTCGTGCCGTTCTCGATGACGCTCGACGCGTTCACCTCCGAGTTCGCCACCGACACGGTCGCGTTCGCGCAGTCGCGCGACTTCACCGCGGACGTGACGATCCGCGAGCCCGACGGCACCGAGAGCGCCGAGTCGATCAAGGTCAACCACCCGCTCGAGGTGGACGGCGCGAAGATCTACCTCCAGGGCAACGGCTACGCCCCCGAGATCACCGTGACCGACTCCGCGGGCGAGGTCGCGTTCTCCGGGCGCGTGCCCTTCATCCCGGAGGACCAGGTCTACACCTCGCGCGGCGTCGTCAAGGTGCCGGACGTCTCGGACGGGCTGGAGCAGATCGGCCTGGTCGGGTACTTCCTGCCGACCGCGGTCATCGAGGAGGACGGCTCCGCCCGCTCCGCGTTCCCGCTGCCCGAGGCCCCGCTGCTCGTCCTCGAGGTGTACCGCGGCGACCTCGGCCTCGACGAGGGCGTGCCGCAGAACGTGTACCGCCTCGACACCGCCGAGCTCACCCCGTCGCTCGACGACGACGGCGAGCGGGTCACGCTGCTGCTGGAACCCGGCGACACCGTGGACCTGCCCGACGGGCTCGGCACCATCAGCTTCGCCGACGGCGACGTCCCCCGGTTCGTGGCGCTCGACCTGCGCCACGACCCGTCGCTGGCCTGGGTGCTGACGTTCGCGCTGCTCGCCCTCGCCGGACTGACCGGCTCGCTGTTCCTCCCGCGCCGCCGCGTCTGGGTGCGATCATGGAGCGACGGCGGCGTCACGCACGTCGAGATCGCGGGCCTGGCCCGCGGGGACGACGCCGGCCTGGACGGCGAGGTCGACCGGACGCGCGCCGCCGTGCCGGGCGTCACCACCCCCGACAGCCCCACCGAACAAGGGACGGAAGACTGA
- a CDS encoding cytochrome c biogenesis CcdA family protein — protein MGEAFQTTAMSGSMLLAVPIALLAGIVSFASPCVLPLVPGYVGYVGGMAAANAGTGGGTTTATRAPARSRVVTGVALFVLGFTVVFVALMAAAGAVGAYLVRYEDVLIRVLGVFVIVMGVAFLGGIGFLQRERRLHVSPQAGLWGAPLLGVVFGLGWTPCLGPTLAAVQSLALDEASATRGLLLGVAYCVGLGVPFLLVALGLQSSQKMLGFLRRHRLAVLRLGGGLLVVIGLAMVTGVWGTVTSLLQSWISGYTTVV, from the coding sequence GTGGGCGAGGCGTTCCAGACGACGGCGATGAGCGGCTCGATGCTGCTCGCCGTCCCCATCGCGCTGCTCGCCGGGATCGTGTCGTTCGCGTCCCCGTGCGTGCTGCCGCTGGTGCCCGGCTACGTCGGGTACGTCGGCGGCATGGCCGCGGCGAACGCGGGCACCGGCGGCGGCACGACGACGGCGACGCGCGCACCCGCGCGCAGCCGCGTCGTGACCGGTGTCGCGCTGTTCGTGCTCGGGTTCACCGTGGTCTTCGTGGCGCTCATGGCCGCCGCCGGCGCCGTGGGCGCCTACCTCGTGCGCTACGAGGACGTGCTGATCCGGGTGCTGGGCGTGTTCGTCATCGTGATGGGCGTCGCGTTCCTCGGCGGCATCGGGTTCCTCCAGCGGGAGCGGCGGCTGCACGTCAGCCCGCAGGCCGGGCTGTGGGGGGCGCCGCTGCTGGGCGTGGTGTTCGGGCTGGGCTGGACGCCGTGCCTCGGCCCCACGCTCGCGGCCGTGCAGTCCCTCGCGCTGGACGAGGCGTCGGCGACGCGCGGGCTGCTGCTCGGCGTCGCGTACTGCGTGGGGCTCGGCGTGCCGTTCCTGCTGGTGGCGCTCGGCCTGCAGTCCTCCCAGAAGATGCTCGGCTTCCTGCGGCGGCACCGGCTCGCCGTCCTGCGGCTCGGCGGCGGCCTGCTCGTCGTCATCGGCCTGGCCATGGTGACCGGCGTGTGGGGCACGGTGACGAGCCTGCTGCAGAGCTGGATCAGCGGATACACGACGGTGGTGTGA